A single Curtobacterium sp. MCJR17_020 DNA region contains:
- a CDS encoding MraY family glycosyltransferase, producing the protein MKYYLLAGAIAAVVSFLVSVLVWKLGLKYKWYPQVRERDVHRTPTPRLGGIAMYIGVIVSLLAAWFLFPSIAGTDYFRLVFSEPGRVLAVLGGATIIVVLGVADDIWDLDWMTKLAGQIIAAGILAWQGVAIVSLPIGNTLGVGSSYMSLIFTVLAVVLVMNAVNFIDGLDGLVAGVAIIAGGVFFLYTFFINRVVVQTEFFFNLPSLLTAVLVGSCFGFLILNWHPAKLFMGDAGALLVGFLMATSAVSVTGNIDPAAVQTRQALLPAFIPILLPFAILIVPILDFGLAVTRRLSAGKSPFSADRKHLHHRLLDMGHSHFHAVLIFYAWTATVAVGCLLFLFVDWYWVVAFVAVGFTVCAVATFAPLGRKRTEIAAQTANRSAAVVDASLDPLDRAANDRTIPGDIT; encoded by the coding sequence ATGAAGTACTACCTGCTGGCGGGGGCGATCGCCGCGGTCGTGAGCTTCCTGGTCAGCGTGCTCGTGTGGAAGCTCGGGCTCAAGTACAAGTGGTACCCCCAGGTCCGCGAGCGCGACGTGCACCGCACGCCCACGCCGCGCCTCGGCGGGATCGCGATGTACATCGGCGTCATCGTGTCGCTGCTGGCGGCGTGGTTCCTGTTCCCGTCGATCGCGGGGACCGACTACTTCCGGCTGGTGTTCTCCGAACCCGGGCGCGTGCTGGCGGTGCTCGGGGGAGCGACGATCATCGTGGTCCTCGGCGTCGCGGACGACATCTGGGACCTCGACTGGATGACGAAGCTCGCGGGGCAGATCATCGCCGCGGGCATCCTCGCCTGGCAGGGCGTCGCGATCGTGTCGCTGCCGATCGGCAACACCCTGGGGGTCGGCTCGTCGTACATGAGCCTGATCTTCACGGTGCTGGCGGTGGTGCTCGTGATGAACGCGGTGAACTTCATCGACGGACTCGACGGTCTGGTCGCCGGGGTCGCGATCATCGCCGGCGGGGTGTTCTTCCTCTACACGTTCTTCATCAACCGCGTGGTCGTGCAGACCGAGTTCTTCTTCAACCTGCCGTCACTGCTGACGGCCGTGCTCGTCGGGTCCTGCTTCGGGTTCCTCATCCTCAACTGGCACCCGGCGAAGCTGTTCATGGGCGACGCGGGAGCGCTGCTCGTCGGCTTCCTGATGGCCACGAGCGCGGTGTCGGTCACGGGGAACATCGATCCCGCCGCGGTGCAGACACGCCAGGCGCTGCTGCCGGCGTTCATCCCGATCCTGCTGCCCTTCGCGATCCTGATCGTACCGATCCTGGACTTCGGCCTGGCGGTCACCCGGCGGCTCAGCGCCGGGAAGTCCCCGTTCTCGGCTGACCGCAAGCACCTGCACCACCGTCTGCTCGACATGGGGCACTCGCACTTCCACGCCGTGCTGATCTTCTACGCGTGGACCGCCACCGTCGCGGTCGGGTGCCTGCTGTTCCTGTTCGTGGACTGGTACTGGGTGGTCGCCTTCGTCGCGGTCGGCTTCACCGTGTGCGCCGTCGCCACGTTCGCGCCGCTCGGCCGGAAGCGGACCGAGATCGCCGCCCAGACCGCCAACCGCTCCGCCGCCGTGGTGGACGCAAGCCTCGACCCGCTCGACCGGGCCGCCAACGACCGCACGATCCCAGGAGACATCACGTGA